The Paenibacillus tianjinensis genome has a window encoding:
- the spoIIIAF gene encoding stage III sporulation protein AF translates to MTWLGGWLRELILVVLMAAFVEMLLPSKSMERYARLVLSLLVLLTMLSPIVSLLKGDAAKELSVAMVQQEQDGGLLSGAGKGADSLEKILADGRRLAAGAREQSLQLAAEEVAGQMREQIAGSTGVKGATVTVKLGMGKSSAGLGGDAVPVISSVTVSLPAAAGPAQTGSMGGDTDLAAGTEPIEIEPVAPVQVDIGGENADSGISATEAVASQADLAGADSAAGKAANNDTEAIIKLLETNWNLERELIQVVDSGTDTGKS, encoded by the coding sequence ATGACCTGGTTAGGCGGGTGGCTGCGGGAGCTCATACTGGTGGTCCTGATGGCTGCCTTCGTGGAAATGCTGCTTCCGAGCAAGTCGATGGAGCGTTACGCCAGGCTGGTGCTCAGTCTGCTGGTGCTGCTGACGATGCTTAGTCCGATCGTCTCCCTGCTGAAAGGGGATGCCGCGAAAGAGCTGAGTGTCGCCATGGTGCAGCAGGAGCAGGATGGCGGGCTGCTGTCCGGTGCGGGAAAAGGGGCCGATTCGCTGGAGAAAATTCTGGCGGACGGGCGGAGGCTGGCAGCCGGAGCCAGGGAGCAGAGCCTCCAGCTTGCCGCAGAGGAAGTCGCCGGACAGATGCGGGAGCAGATTGCCGGCAGTACAGGCGTGAAGGGAGCCACAGTTACAGTGAAGCTGGGGATGGGGAAATCCTCCGCTGGTCTAGGAGGTGATGCGGTTCCCGTAATTTCTTCGGTAACTGTTTCCCTGCCGGCAGCGGCCGGACCGGCACAGACCGGCAGCATGGGAGGAGATACAGATCTCGCAGCGGGAACAGAGCCGATTGAAATCGAGCCGGTAGCCCCTGTGCAGGTGGATATTGGCGGAGAAAATGCGGATTCAGGCATTTCAGCTACCGAGGCGGTTGCTTCACAGGCAGACCTGGCCGGTGCAGATAGTGCTGCCGGGAAAGCGGCTAACAACGATACAGAGGCAATCATCAAGCTGCTGGAAACGAACTGGAATCTTGAGCGCGAATTGATTCAGGTAGTTGACAGCGGAACAGATACAGGGAAATCATGA
- the spoIIIAE gene encoding stage III sporulation protein AE, producing MCERSVFRPPKLKMLLLILPCLLFLWFADTAWATSAPQASGGSSSPVDGWVKGQVENLPMDGVESYWDQLMKEYGGFFPDGKTPSLMDMLLPGEDGLSFKSVLSGLTRFMWHEVLYNGKLLVTIVMVSVLSMILETLQTAFERKSVSKIAYMLCYMVVLVIAVNSFNIAIGYAKDAIDRMIDFMMAMIPLLFALLASMGNIVTVSVTHPLIVFMIHTVGTLIHTIVFPLLFFSAVLHLVSAMSDKYKLTQLANLLRNIGAGLLGVLLTVFLGVISVRGITSSVTDGVTIRAAKYITGNFVPVIGKMFADATDTVISASLLVKNAIGLSGVIIILFLCAFPAIKILVLALIYNVAAAVMQPLGDTPIVSCLQTIGKSMIYVFAALAAVSLMFFLAVTIMLTAGNVTVMMR from the coding sequence ATGTGTGAGCGCAGTGTGTTCCGGCCTCCGAAATTAAAAATGCTGCTGCTCATCCTGCCCTGCCTGCTTTTTCTCTGGTTTGCGGATACCGCCTGGGCCACCAGTGCTCCGCAAGCTTCAGGCGGTTCGTCCTCACCCGTTGACGGATGGGTCAAGGGTCAGGTGGAGAACCTGCCGATGGACGGGGTTGAATCGTACTGGGACCAGCTGATGAAGGAGTACGGGGGATTTTTTCCGGACGGTAAAACGCCGTCGCTGATGGATATGCTGCTTCCCGGTGAGGACGGGCTGAGCTTCAAAAGTGTCCTGTCCGGGCTCACCCGGTTCATGTGGCATGAAGTGCTGTATAACGGCAAGCTGCTGGTCACGATCGTGATGGTCAGCGTGCTGAGCATGATTCTGGAGACTCTGCAGACCGCTTTTGAACGGAAATCTGTTAGTAAAATCGCTTATATGCTCTGTTATATGGTGGTGCTCGTCATCGCCGTTAACAGCTTCAATATCGCCATCGGGTATGCGAAGGATGCGATTGACCGGATGATTGACTTTATGATGGCCATGATCCCGCTGCTATTCGCACTGCTGGCGTCCATGGGCAATATCGTGACCGTGTCGGTCACCCATCCGCTGATTGTATTCATGATTCATACCGTAGGCACGCTTATCCACACCATCGTGTTTCCGCTGCTGTTCTTCTCAGCGGTGCTGCACCTGGTGAGCGCCATGTCGGACAAATACAAGCTGACTCAGCTGGCTAATCTGCTGCGCAATATCGGTGCCGGACTGCTGGGCGTGCTGTTGACGGTATTTCTCGGAGTGATCTCGGTCAGAGGCATCACAAGTTCAGTGACTGACGGTGTGACGATCCGGGCCGCCAAATACATTACAGGTAATTTCGTACCGGTCATCGGCAAAATGTTCGCGGACGCCACGGACACGGTGATCTCGGCTTCACTGCTTGTGAAAAATGCAATCGGGCTCTCAGGCGTCATTATTATCCTGTTCCTTTGCGCATTTCCGGCAATCAAAATATTGGTTCTTGCTCTGATCTACAATGTAGCCGCCGCTGTGATGCAGCCGCTGGGTGATACACCGATCGTATCCTGCCTGCAGACCATCGGCAAAAGCATGATCTATGTATTCGCGGCACTGGCCGCGGTCTCTCTGATGTTCTTCCTGGCTGTCACAATCATGCTGACCGCCGGCAATGTCACCGTCATGATGCGGTAA
- the spoIIIAD gene encoding stage III sporulation protein AD, with translation MEIIQVVGIGLLSTVLILVLKEQKPMFAFLLTTAAGILIFLFLIGKIGTILGTLERVAESSGMEMIYIKTVFKIIGISYIAEFGAQIVRDAGQESIASKIELAGKVLIMVLAVPIISIIIETVMKLLPA, from the coding sequence ATGGAAATTATTCAAGTAGTGGGAATAGGACTCTTGTCGACGGTGCTGATCCTTGTGCTGAAGGAACAAAAGCCGATGTTCGCCTTTCTGCTGACTACGGCAGCAGGCATACTGATTTTCCTGTTCCTGATCGGCAAGATCGGCACGATTCTGGGGACGCTGGAGCGGGTGGCGGAGTCCTCAGGAATGGAAATGATCTACATCAAAACCGTATTCAAAATTATCGGAATTTCCTATATCGCGGAATTCGGGGCGCAGATTGTGCGTGATGCCGGGCAGGAATCGATCGCCTCCAAGATTGAGCTGGCCGGCAAGGTCCTGATCATGGTGCTGGCGGTGCCGATCATCAGCATTATTATCGAAACGGTAATGAAGCTCCTGCCCGCATGA
- the spoIIIAC gene encoding stage III sporulation protein AC, with protein MNIEVNAIFQIAGIGIIIAMIHTVLKQMGKEDIAHWVTIVGFIIVLFMVIRMLDGLLQEIKTIFLFQ; from the coding sequence ATGAATATTGAAGTCAACGCGATCTTTCAAATCGCCGGCATCGGCATCATCATCGCCATGATTCACACGGTGCTTAAGCAGATGGGGAAAGAGGATATCGCCCACTGGGTGACCATTGTCGGATTTATCATCGTGCTGTTTATGGTGATCCGCATGCTGGACGGACTGCTTCAGGAAATTAAAACGATTTTTCTTTTTCAATAG
- a CDS encoding YitT family protein: protein MQVRNLVVPLVSSTAAKQVKDVAVIIFSAFLVASGLRLFLIPHQLLSGGVAGTASIIGYLTNPKYISLYYFAINLPILIWGFVAVGKKYICLSMLSVVSTTWFLTVIPVIKLTKDPILASIFGGVIIAGGVGFSLRAGGSSGGFDILGSIITRKRDIPMGTVLFVLDGLVILSLGFFKSWDSALYAMLCIFVKSRVVDMIHIRHIKLTCFIVTKEREKMLDRLTLLPHGITVVNAEGGYSHEGNTMLMTVTTRYELAELRKTILETDPKSFVNVLETVEIVGRFRRLG, encoded by the coding sequence ATGCAAGTTCGTAATCTCGTAGTACCGCTCGTATCAAGCACTGCTGCCAAGCAGGTAAAAGATGTGGCTGTCATTATCTTTTCAGCCTTTCTGGTGGCGAGCGGGCTCCGGCTGTTCCTAATTCCGCATCAGCTGCTAAGCGGCGGGGTGGCGGGGACGGCTTCCATCATCGGCTATCTGACAAATCCGAAGTATATCTCACTGTATTATTTTGCAATTAATCTTCCAATTCTGATCTGGGGCTTTGTGGCCGTAGGTAAAAAATATATTTGTCTGAGCATGCTGTCCGTCGTTTCCACCACCTGGTTCCTGACTGTAATTCCGGTGATTAAGCTGACCAAGGATCCGATTCTGGCCAGTATTTTTGGCGGAGTGATCATTGCGGGCGGGGTAGGGTTCTCGCTTCGTGCGGGAGGATCTTCCGGAGGATTTGATATTTTAGGCTCAATTATTACCCGTAAACGCGATATTCCAATGGGGACTGTGCTGTTTGTATTGGACGGTCTGGTTATTCTTAGCCTCGGCTTCTTTAAGAGCTGGGACTCCGCCCTGTATGCGATGCTCTGTATCTTCGTCAAAAGCAGGGTTGTAGATATGATTCATATCCGCCATATTAAACTAACCTGCTTCATTGTAACGAAGGAACGGGAAAAAATGCTGGATCGCCTGACCCTGCTTCCGCACGGCATCACCGTCGTCAATGCAGAGGGCGGATACAGCCATGAGGGCAACACGATGCTGATGACGGTAACGACACGCTATGAGCTGGCTGAGCTGCGGAAGACGATCCTGGAAACGGATCCCAAATCCTTCGTCAACGTGCTGGAGACGGTGGAGATCGTAGGCAGATTCAGACGGCTCGGTTAG
- the spoIIIAG gene encoding stage III sporulation protein AG, which translates to MGNWLKKLEQWAGGGSGSPKRSHTFRWLIILGLLGAAIMLFNSFVNVKKLDSENTGREPPVSESSQATLQQGDMGSPNSFDGIEQAMEDRTKEILEKIVGVGTVDIMVTVDSTEEIVVQRNMNDSQQQSEETDASGGKRHTTQYTRDGEIVTYSQSGDETPIITKRIKPQVRGVLVVAKGAENKVVRGLIEEAIQKGLNVPSYRISVVPRKQE; encoded by the coding sequence GTGGGCAATTGGTTAAAGAAGCTGGAGCAATGGGCAGGCGGCGGCTCCGGCAGTCCGAAAAGGAGTCATACCTTCCGCTGGCTGATCATTTTGGGACTGCTGGGCGCGGCGATCATGCTGTTCAATTCCTTCGTGAATGTGAAGAAGCTTGACAGTGAGAACACGGGGAGGGAGCCGCCGGTCAGCGAATCGTCACAGGCCACCCTGCAGCAGGGGGATATGGGGTCTCCGAATTCTTTTGACGGAATTGAACAGGCGATGGAGGATCGCACCAAGGAAATCCTGGAGAAAATCGTCGGTGTCGGAACCGTGGACATCATGGTAACGGTAGATTCTACAGAGGAAATCGTAGTGCAGCGGAATATGAATGATTCGCAGCAGCAGAGTGAAGAGACCGATGCCAGCGGCGGCAAACGCCATACGACTCAATACACAAGAGATGGTGAAATTGTCACCTACAGCCAGTCGGGTGACGAAACCCCGATTATCACCAAACGGATCAAACCCCAGGTACGCGGCGTTCTTGTCGTCGCCAAAGGCGCGGAGAATAAGGTCGTACGGGGACTGATCGAAGAGGCGATCCAGAAAGGCCTGAATGTGCCAAGCTACCGTATCTCAGTCGTGCCGCGGAAGCAGGAATAG
- a CDS encoding YqhV family protein: protein MDKYVSWMAVLRLLSGSVEITAALIMLKLNQVDKALAVNSGLALVGPTILILTTAVGLTGMAQELSWGKLGWIGCGVAFLLIGILKK, encoded by the coding sequence TTGGACAAGTATGTAAGCTGGATGGCGGTGCTTAGGCTGCTCTCCGGCAGTGTGGAAATAACGGCTGCCCTGATCATGCTGAAGTTGAATCAGGTAGATAAGGCGCTGGCGGTTAATTCCGGGCTGGCCCTGGTTGGACCGACGATACTGATTCTGACGACGGCTGTCGGCCTTACAGGGATGGCTCAGGAGCTGTCATGGGGCAAGCTGGGCTGGATTGGCTGCGGAGTAGCCTTTCTCTTAATCGGTATTTTGAAAAAATGA
- a CDS encoding Asp23/Gls24 family envelope stress response protein — MSTLPTEYERTEIGEIQIAPEVIEVIAGLATVEVKGVAGMSGGFAGGIVELLGRKNLSKGVKVEVGQREAAVDVSVIIEYGNRLPEVAGEIQRNVKRSIETMTGLTVVEVNVHIHDVQFKTTGNVDKNEDTEAVLRVK, encoded by the coding sequence ATGAGTACATTGCCGACGGAATATGAACGTACGGAAATCGGCGAAATCCAGATCGCTCCAGAAGTGATCGAGGTTATCGCTGGTTTGGCAACCGTAGAAGTTAAAGGCGTGGCTGGCATGAGCGGCGGATTTGCCGGAGGAATTGTCGAGCTTCTCGGACGCAAAAACCTGTCCAAAGGAGTCAAAGTAGAGGTTGGACAGCGTGAGGCTGCAGTAGATGTGTCCGTCATTATTGAATATGGCAACCGTCTTCCGGAAGTAGCCGGTGAAATTCAGCGCAACGTTAAACGTTCCATCGAGACAATGACCGGTTTGACCGTAGTCGAAGTGAATGTGCATATTCATGATGTGCAGTTCAAAACGACTGGCAATGTAGATAAGAACGAAGATACAGAAGCGGTTCTCCGCGTGAAATAA
- the spoIIIAB gene encoding stage III sporulation protein SpoIIIAB has product MLKLLGAVLIVLAGTLAGFKRAAQYADRPRNIRALIAALQRLETEILYGYTPLPEALHRIGQQSKEPLRTFFTAAADEMSPPQNRSAEEAIQRAMEVHFTSAALKGTEKEIIRQLSCTLGTSDRSNQSTHIALALQQLKQEETVAREDQGKYEKMSKSLGLLLGALIVILIF; this is encoded by the coding sequence ATGCTTAAGCTGCTCGGAGCTGTGCTGATCGTGCTGGCCGGCACGTTGGCCGGGTTCAAGCGGGCTGCCCAGTATGCAGACAGGCCAAGGAACATCAGGGCCCTCATCGCCGCCCTGCAGCGGCTGGAGACCGAAATCCTGTACGGGTACACCCCGCTTCCGGAGGCTCTGCACCGGATTGGGCAGCAGTCGAAAGAACCGCTGCGGACCTTTTTTACCGCAGCGGCGGATGAGATGAGCCCGCCGCAGAACCGCAGTGCCGAGGAGGCCATTCAGCGGGCGATGGAGGTTCACTTCACATCCGCCGCTCTGAAGGGGACGGAGAAGGAGATTATCCGGCAGCTGAGCTGCACCCTGGGCACAAGCGACAGATCGAATCAGAGCACGCATATTGCGCTGGCTCTGCAGCAATTGAAGCAGGAGGAGACAGTAGCCAGAGAAGATCAGGGCAAATATGAAAAAATGAGCAAAAGCCTGGGTCTGCTGCTTGGAGCATTGATCGTCATTTTGATCTTTTAG
- a CDS encoding SpoIIIAH-like family protein, whose translation MKGKRQTIWLVSMLSLMVVLSAYYLFTEDTGASIPKETAGTIQVDSADNGTDSTVLDNGLVVNEVDTQGALEADADSKDAAAGNDSSTAAVTDPAAVTDPAAITDDSKAATASEDTKAAETTKDKPAAATSGDSDKTAAAESDAAADKDTASASTGKTPAKGDDEILKEVAAQSSSASSLFNNYLFEREQKNLKNYNDLIAQINDMEKTPAENAAAQEQLSKLEEKESKINDIETKLQQKFGEAIVKEEKGESYTVVVQSDKLDVKEAVGIVDLVMKELSVTQDKIRVQYVSEQ comes from the coding sequence ATGAAGGGCAAAAGACAAACAATTTGGTTGGTTTCCATGCTTAGTTTGATGGTGGTGCTCTCGGCATACTATTTATTTACAGAAGACACAGGTGCTTCTATCCCCAAGGAAACGGCGGGAACAATCCAGGTAGACAGCGCGGATAACGGAACAGACTCCACGGTGCTCGATAACGGCCTGGTTGTCAATGAAGTGGACACACAGGGTGCGCTTGAAGCTGATGCTGATTCAAAGGATGCAGCAGCAGGCAATGACAGCAGCACAGCAGCTGTTACAGACCCTGCAGCTGTTACAGACCCCGCTGCCATTACAGACGACAGCAAAGCGGCTACAGCTTCAGAGGACACCAAAGCCGCTGAGACTACTAAAGATAAACCTGCTGCTGCAACAAGCGGGGACTCAGACAAGACGGCGGCAGCAGAATCGGATGCTGCAGCAGATAAAGACACCGCGAGTGCTTCAACCGGCAAGACACCGGCTAAGGGTGATGATGAGATTCTTAAAGAGGTTGCCGCCCAAAGCTCCTCCGCAAGCAGTTTGTTCAACAATTATCTTTTTGAACGCGAGCAGAAGAATCTTAAGAACTACAATGATCTGATTGCCCAGATCAATGACATGGAGAAGACGCCTGCCGAGAACGCGGCTGCCCAGGAGCAGCTCAGCAAGCTCGAAGAAAAAGAATCGAAAATCAACGATATTGAAACCAAGTTACAGCAAAAATTCGGTGAAGCCATCGTCAAGGAAGAAAAGGGCGAAAGCTACACAGTGGTTGTGCAAAGCGATAAGCTTGATGTGAAAGAGGCGGTTGGGATTGTTGATCTTGTTATGAAGGAACTGAGCGTCACCCAAGATAAGATCAGAGTCCAATATGTATCAGAGCAATAA
- the amaP gene encoding alkaline shock response membrane anchor protein AmaP yields the protein MAKILDRLLLFLYSLSIGILSVIAILLLSGAIPDTLEIQDGPAAYIAAIAVAVILFLLSIRFFYISLRRDRASQPSVDQRTEYGDIQISMETIENLSLKAAGKVKGIRDLKSRIRVSQAGLEIMIRAVVDGEHSLPLLTTEVQRQVHDFVQETTGIPVADVSVYIANLTQSPSFKSRVE from the coding sequence GTGGCAAAAATTTTGGACAGGCTTCTGCTGTTTCTGTACAGCTTAAGCATCGGAATATTATCTGTAATTGCCATCCTCCTTCTAAGCGGCGCAATTCCCGATACCCTGGAAATTCAGGATGGTCCGGCCGCCTATATTGCTGCAATTGCGGTGGCAGTTATTCTGTTCCTGCTCAGCATCCGGTTCTTCTATATTTCTCTGCGCCGCGACCGGGCTTCACAGCCTTCAGTAGACCAGCGTACGGAATACGGGGACATACAGATTTCCATGGAAACGATTGAGAACCTGAGCCTGAAAGCAGCCGGCAAAGTTAAAGGCATCCGGGACCTGAAGTCGCGCATCCGCGTTTCACAGGCCGGGCTTGAGATTATGATCCGCGCAGTGGTGGACGGCGAGCATTCGCTGCCGCTGCTTACGACGGAGGTCCAGCGTCAGGTGCACGATTTCGTGCAGGAAACAACCGGAATTCCGGTTGCAGACGTGTCGGTCTATATTGCCAACCTCACACAGTCTCCAAGCTTCAAAAGTCGAGTGGAATAG
- the accC gene encoding acetyl-CoA carboxylase biotin carboxylase subunit, with amino-acid sequence MNIQKVLIANRGEIAVRIIRACRELGISTVAVYSEPDRDSLHVRLADEAYCIGPMPSKDSYLNFTNIMSVATLTECDAIHPGYGFLAENADFAEICESCNITFIGPSPDAITRMGDKAVAKETMRLAGVPIIPGSDGLVGDIEEAVMLGRDIGYPIIVKATAGGGGKGIRIAEDEESLVKQITAAQQEAQKAFGNAGVYLEKFLTGMKHVEIQIIADNHGNVVHLGERDCSVQRRRQKLVEEAPCSVLTPDIREAMGQAAVRAALAVNYSGAGTLEFLLGPDGQFYFMEMNTRIQVEHPVTEMVTGVDLIKEMISVAEGNPLSFTQEDIVINGWSIECRINAEDPERNFMPSPGKIGFYLPPGGLGVRVDSAAYPGYTISPFYDSMIAKLIVWAPTRQEAVAKMKRALAEFAVEGIHTTIPFHQKLLEHPVFLDGDFDIKFLEEYEI; translated from the coding sequence ATGAACATTCAAAAAGTGCTGATTGCCAACCGCGGTGAAATCGCGGTCCGCATCATTAGAGCTTGTCGTGAACTGGGCATTTCCACCGTCGCGGTCTATTCAGAGCCTGACCGGGATTCACTTCATGTCCGGCTGGCGGATGAAGCTTACTGCATCGGCCCGATGCCGTCTAAAGATAGTTATCTGAACTTTACCAATATTATGAGCGTGGCTACTCTAACCGAGTGCGATGCCATCCATCCGGGCTACGGATTTCTGGCGGAGAACGCCGATTTCGCAGAAATCTGCGAATCCTGCAATATCACCTTTATCGGGCCTTCACCGGATGCCATTACCCGCATGGGTGACAAGGCTGTGGCCAAGGAAACGATGAGGCTAGCCGGTGTTCCTATCATTCCCGGCTCTGACGGGCTTGTAGGGGATATCGAGGAGGCAGTTATGCTGGGCCGCGATATCGGGTATCCGATCATTGTTAAGGCTACCGCAGGCGGCGGAGGCAAAGGCATCCGCATTGCCGAGGATGAGGAATCCCTGGTGAAGCAGATTACAGCTGCCCAGCAGGAAGCTCAGAAGGCCTTCGGCAATGCCGGAGTGTACCTGGAGAAATTCCTTACCGGCATGAAGCATGTGGAGATTCAGATCATTGCCGACAATCACGGAAATGTGGTTCACCTGGGCGAACGGGACTGCTCCGTGCAGCGCCGCCGACAAAAGCTGGTGGAGGAAGCGCCTTGCTCCGTGCTGACACCGGATATCCGCGAAGCGATGGGCCAGGCAGCAGTACGTGCAGCACTCGCCGTGAATTACTCCGGAGCAGGTACCCTTGAGTTCCTGCTGGGACCGGACGGGCAGTTCTACTTCATGGAGATGAACACGAGAATTCAGGTGGAACACCCGGTAACTGAGATGGTGACCGGCGTTGATTTGATCAAGGAGATGATTTCGGTGGCGGAAGGCAATCCGCTTTCTTTCACCCAGGAAGACATCGTGATCAACGGCTGGTCGATCGAATGCCGTATCAATGCGGAGGATCCGGAACGTAACTTCATGCCTTCGCCGGGCAAAATCGGGTTTTACCTGCCGCCAGGCGGACTGGGAGTACGGGTTGATAGTGCGGCTTATCCAGGCTATACAATCTCGCCATTTTATGACTCCATGATTGCCAAGCTGATCGTCTGGGCGCCAACGCGCCAGGAGGCAGTTGCGAAGATGAAACGGGCACTCGCTGAATTTGCTGTAGAAGGCATACATACCACGATCCCATTCCATCAGAAGCTGCTGGAGCATCCTGTGTTTTTGGACGGGGATTTCGATATCAAATTCCTTGAAGAGTATGAAATTTAG
- the accB gene encoding acetyl-CoA carboxylase biotin carboxyl carrier protein: protein MFKLSEIKELIKLLDQTSSVHELEIESEGMKLAIRKPDRPEADGNAIQAAPYVYPFTPAPQPQSPQHVAPTVSSEIPAAVQPQVSSAEGALHKIVSPMVGTFYSAASPDNPSFVSVGDRVNEKTTVCIIEAMKLMNELEAEIKGEIVSVLAENGQLVEYGQPLFLVKPE, encoded by the coding sequence ATGTTCAAGTTAAGTGAGATTAAGGAATTGATTAAATTGCTGGACCAGACCTCCTCTGTACATGAGCTGGAGATTGAAAGCGAAGGCATGAAGCTGGCTATACGTAAACCGGATCGCCCTGAAGCTGATGGAAACGCAATTCAGGCGGCTCCTTATGTCTATCCCTTTACGCCGGCACCCCAGCCTCAGAGCCCGCAGCATGTAGCACCTACGGTTTCAAGTGAGATTCCAGCTGCTGTGCAGCCGCAGGTCTCTTCTGCCGAAGGAGCATTACATAAAATTGTTTCTCCGATGGTAGGAACCTTCTATAGTGCAGCTTCTCCGGACAACCCATCCTTTGTAAGTGTAGGAGACCGGGTGAATGAGAAAACAACGGTCTGTATCATTGAAGCGATGAAGCTGATGAACGAGCTGGAAGCGGAAATTAAGGGCGAAATCGTGTCCGTGCTTGCCGAGAACGGCCAGCTTGTAGAATATGGCCAGCCGCTGTTTCTGGTAAAACCGGAGTAA
- the spoIIIAA gene encoding stage III sporulation protein AA, whose product MANDWLLLFPEKVRVLLNGLPVPLLAKVEEIRVREGRPLEINYSGHYHFLTVSGSLTQNPGEAYKPSREDTHRLLDLISNHSLYTMEEELRKGFITIPGGHRIGLSGRTVLSGGGVEHLRDITGFNVRIAREIPGIADSVLPYLLERGRQRIMHTLILSPPQHGKTTLLRDLARQISAGSREGREGSRAGLKVGIVDERSEIAGSRRGIPAFDVGPRTDILDGCPKAEGMMMMIRSLSPDVLIADEIGRLEDAEAVTEALHAGISVVASAHGKEVAELARRPGLGGLLEHRMFERYVILHRTEAGLTFRILDGQKRALLLISPEERLGGERHA is encoded by the coding sequence ATGGCAAATGACTGGCTTTTATTATTTCCTGAAAAAGTAAGGGTGCTGCTGAACGGACTCCCGGTCCCGCTGCTCGCGAAAGTAGAAGAAATCAGGGTGCGAGAAGGGCGTCCGCTGGAGATCAACTATTCCGGCCACTATCATTTCCTTACCGTGAGCGGCAGCCTGACGCAAAATCCTGGCGAAGCGTACAAGCCAAGCCGTGAGGACACGCACCGGCTGCTCGACCTGATCAGCAATCATTCACTGTATACGATGGAAGAAGAGCTGCGCAAAGGCTTCATTACCATCCCTGGAGGGCACCGGATCGGCCTTTCAGGCCGGACAGTGCTCAGCGGCGGCGGTGTGGAGCATCTGCGGGACATCACCGGATTCAATGTCCGGATCGCCCGCGAGATTCCGGGCATCGCCGACAGCGTGCTGCCGTATTTGCTGGAGCGGGGACGGCAGCGTATCATGCATACGCTGATCCTCTCGCCTCCGCAGCACGGCAAGACTACACTGCTCCGGGACCTTGCCAGGCAGATCTCGGCGGGAAGCCGGGAAGGCCGTGAGGGCAGCCGGGCGGGCCTGAAGGTCGGTATCGTCGATGAGCGCTCGGAGATCGCCGGCAGCCGCCGCGGCATCCCCGCCTTTGACGTCGGGCCGCGCACGGACATCCTCGACGGCTGTCCCAAAGCGGAAGGCATGATGATGATGATCCGCTCTCTCTCGCCGGATGTGCTGATTGCCGATGAGATCGGGCGGCTGGAGGATGCCGAAGCCGTCACTGAAGCGCTGCATGCCGGCATCTCGGTAGTGGCATCGGCCCACGGCAAGGAAGTGGCCGAGCTGGCCCGCCGTCCCGGCCTTGGCGGACTACTCGAGCACCGGATGTTCGAGCGGTACGTCATTCTGCACCGCACAGAGGCGGGACTTACCTTCCGCATTCTGGACGGGCAGAAGCGGGCACTGCTGCTGATCTCGCCGGAGGAGCGGCTGGGCGGTGAGCGCCATGCTTAA